In Erpetoichthys calabaricus chromosome 6, fErpCal1.3, whole genome shotgun sequence, one genomic interval encodes:
- the LOC127528352 gene encoding uncharacterized protein LOC127528352 yields MDMAVMNTYFKKREEHSVTYKSGGRCTQVDYILCRRVNLKETEDCKVVAGESAVKQHRMVVCRMTLEIKKRKRVRPEPRIKWWKLKNEDCKVEFREKVRQALGGSEELPNSWETTADVVRVTARRVLGVTSGQRKEEKETWWWNGEVHESIQRKKMAKKKWDSQRDAESRQEYKKIRRKVKREVAKAKEKAFDELYERLDTKEGEKNLYQLARQKDRAVKDVQQVRVIKDKDGNILTNEESVLSRWKEYFERLMNEENEGEKSKDSYKEDGEQKSRWSR; encoded by the exons atggacatggctgtgatgaatacgtattttaagaagagggaggaacatagtgtgacgtataagagtggaggaagatgcacccaggtagattacatcctatgcagaagagtcaatctgaaggagactgaagactgcaaagtagtggcaggggaaagtgcagttaagcagcataggatggtggtctgtaggatgacattggagatcaagaagaggaagagagtgaggccagagccaaggatcaaatggtggaagttgaaaaatgaagactgcaaggttgagtttagggagaaggtgagacaggcactgggtggtagtgaagagttaccaaacagctgggaaactacagcagatgtagtaagggtgacagcaagaagggtgcttggcgtgacatctggacagaggaaggaggaaaaggaaacctggtggtggaatggggaagtacatgagagtatacagaggaagaagatggcaaagaagaagtgggatagtcagagagatgcagaaagtagacaagagtacaagaagataaggcgcaaggtgaagagagaggtggcaaaggctaaagaaaaagcgtttgatgagttgtatgagaggttggacactaaggagggagaaaagaacctgtaccaattggctaggcAGAAGGACCGAGCtgtgaaagatgtgcagcaggttagggtaataaaggataaagatggaaacatactcacaaatgaggagagtgtgttgagcagatggaaggagtactttgagaggcttatgaatgaagagaacgagggagaaaagag taaggacagctataaagaggatggaGAAcagaaaagccgttggtccagatga